A single Lolium perenne isolate Kyuss_39 chromosome 6, Kyuss_2.0, whole genome shotgun sequence DNA region contains:
- the LOC139832614 gene encoding uncharacterized protein, with product MAAIASMSCLSAIRVVTLEGGSNLEKLSEANERIDAFAQKLEQSEAARKKAELAASKAKAEVDEAKVKAASVEELQRRLKDAESALDEQKTAQTVREQEIIKRLKSQSRPQTNQDFDLENPVNDPLLDALSLLEFHGREIREGVANASASLSALFPYFFPKKEEPSTFLALAKLFNSSEDLGLKMRQENMKVAVESTVALVADSQQTLDWMKVGDTSQVEHSRWRSLIKAAKPNTKKILAYLGIKPASTPSSSRPEV from the exons aaaaactttcagaggccaacgaacgtatCGACGCATttgctcaaaaactcgagcaaagtgaggcggctcgcaagaaagctgaacttgctgctagcaaagccaaggccgaggttgatgaagccaaggtgaaagctgctagtgtcgaggaactgcagagaaggctcaaagatgccgaatctgccttagatgagcagaaaactgcacaaactgtgcgtgaacaagagatcatcaagcgtctgaagtcgcaaagtcgac cccaaacaaaccaagattttgatctggagaatcccgtcaatgaccctctccttgatgcactttctcttctggagttccatgggcgcgaaattcgtgaaggcgtggccaatgccagtGCGAGTTTGTCGGCgttattcccctacttcttcccgaagaaagaggaaccttcgactttccttgcccttgccaagcttttcaattcgtcggaagacctgggattgaagatgcgtcaggagaatatgaaggttgctgtcgagagtactgttgccctggttgctgacagccaacagacgcttgattggatgaaggttggcgacaccagccaggtagagcattcgagatggaggtcgctgatcaaggcagccaagcccaacacgaagaagatcttggcgtatctggggatcaagccagcttcgactcctagctcctcgaggccggaggtctag